The Triticum urartu cultivar G1812 chromosome 6, Tu2.1, whole genome shotgun sequence genome includes the window ACAGCGCCACTTTTCTCAATCTCAAGCTAAAAGTTTCTGAAGATTTTCACCCAAGACCAGAGGAAGATAGGCACCTGCTAGCTAGCTCGCCCGCTAGGCCCTCCATGGATCCCTATCCCCGCCGGCGAAGCAACCCAGCGAGGGTGCCGTGCCCGTCCTCCGCCACCTCCATCTTCCTCCCCCCTCACGTATTCGTGTTCCTTTCTTCCTCCCCTACCGTACTTCCCCTCCGTTCTTTATTTCTTCAAACCTGGCCGGCATCGCTGGAGGCGCCCCGCCGGTCGACGCTTCCCGCCATATTTATACCCCCGCGCGCGCAAAACGGCCATACCCGTACGAGCTTCGAAGTCCTCTTCTCGTTTCGCTTGGAGTCGCCATGGGTTCCCCGTCCAGAGCCGCCCTGGTGCTCGCGCTGCCTCTCCTTTGCCTCCTGTCAGGTACGCATTTCACGTCTGGTTCCATCGATCGGCGCTCACTGTCGAGCTTGCTTCGTGCCGGAATTTTGAGACGTACGTTTGCGTCCACGCATGCAGGGGCGACGATGCGTGCGGAGGCGGCCAGGATGTTCACGATCATCAACAAGTGCGAGACGACGGTGTGGCCGGCGGTGACGCCGGGGGACAGCTTCGGCGGGGGCGGGTTCGAGCTCAAGACGGGGCAGTCGGCCGTCTTCACGGCGCCGCCGGCGTGGTCGGGCCGCATCTGGGGCCGCACGGACTGCGCCTTCGACCAGGCCGGCACCGGCAAGTGCGGCACGGGCGCCTGCGGCGCGGCCCTCAAGTGCGGCGCGTCGGGCGACCCGCCGGCGAGCCTGGCCGAGTTCACGCTCGCCACCACGGACTTCTACGACGTGAGCCTCGTGGACGGCTTCAACCTGCCCATCACGGTGACCCCCGTGAGCGGGCGCGGCAACTGCTCCGTGGCCGGCTGCGACGGCGACCTCCGGGACACCTGCCCCGCCGAGCTCTCCGTGAAGGGCTCCAACGGGAAGACGGCGGCGTGCCGGAGCGCCTGCGACGTGTTCAACACCGACCAGTACTGCTGCCGCGGCAAGTTCGGGGGGCCGTCCACCTGCCCGCCCACGCCATACTCCAAGAAGTTCAAGGAGGCCTGCCCGTCGGCGTACAGCTACGCCTACGACGATCCCAGCAGCCTCTTCCAGTGCTCCGGCGCCGACTACGTCATCACCTTCTGCGCAAACAGGTGACGCCATTAATAAAATTCCTGTGATCTTTACACTTTTGGATTGCGAGCTTCCATTTTTGGGTACCAATGCGTAGATTCTTGTGtttctaccaggaagcaatcggTGTGCACGCACCACAACAACAAGCTCGAGTGCGATGCCTCAAGCCGACACCTGCCGATCATGTCCGCCATGATGCTGCTGGTGCTGCTCGTCAGCTTTGTGGCACTGTAGTTTCCCATGTGATTCAGGAGAACAGAATTTAAGGTGGAGGATCTCGGTATTTCTTTGGAGTTTGGAGAGGGGACGTTAGCGATCTTCTTTTTTTTACCTGTGTTTTCGATCGTCTGTCCGGGTGTGAATGGAGGCGTGGCCACCGCATGCAGTGAACATGGTTCGTGTGAACTTTGGACCGGCTCTTGCCAAATGTAAATAGTGCGCAAATGTAAGTGTGCCTTGCTCACTCAAAATGTTCTTCCATGGAAATAAACAGTTTGATCACACAAGGCGGCCACTGATTTGTTTTTGTTTCGAGAAATTTGGCTAGGTAAGAAAATCCTTTGATTTGATTTGGTTGGAGTGCGCCAGGCCTAGGCAGTAGTGCAACACCTAGGCGACACGTGAGAGCCCCTGCAGCAAGCTACTATGGTGGGCCCTCCCTCATAAAAAATAAATTTAATATCGTTGTGGGCATGTAGCCAACATATCAGATATTAAACTGATAAGAACATATACTACACTTGATCTTAGCCAAAAGGCCGAGAAAGGTATGCTTTGAAACGTTGCCCTGAGTCTCCTTTTATTGCTTCCTCGACCGACTATGACACTTGTAcaggcgaggtgggactaaacgtGAATCAGAGTTGAGAGTGTGCAGTATGCTTTGGCAGC containing:
- the LOC125514054 gene encoding pathogenesis-related thaumatin-like protein 3.5, encoding MGSPSRAALVLALPLLCLLSGATMRAEAARMFTIINKCETTVWPAVTPGDSFGGGGFELKTGQSAVFTAPPAWSGRIWGRTDCAFDQAGTGKCGTGACGAALKCGASGDPPASLAEFTLATTDFYDVSLVDGFNLPITVTPVSGRGNCSVAGCDGDLRDTCPAELSVKGSNGKTAACRSACDVFNTDQYCCRGKFGGPSTCPPTPYSKKFKEACPSAYSYAYDDPSSLFQCSGADYVITFCANRKQSVCTHHNNKLECDASSRHLPIMSAMMLLVLLVSFVAL